A genomic region of Oncorhynchus mykiss isolate Arlee chromosome 4, USDA_OmykA_1.1, whole genome shotgun sequence contains the following coding sequences:
- the fdft1 gene encoding squalene synthase isoform X1 produces MAGACCKCPVSLTVFKRSLCVTPRSPGPASRSLLSGGRLGERGVQEGCWAARPSALRTVGSYRHPVFLCFSCQESMSESLRTCYLYLNQTSRSFAAVIQALDGELRHAVCIFYLVLRALDTVEDDMTIPLEKKVPMLNDFHTYLYQANWCFTESHEKDRRVLEDFPTISLEFRNLGQAYQDVISDICHRMGVGMAEFLEKKVGSMKEWDQYCHYVAGLVGIGLSQLFSASQLEDPEVGKDTELANSMGLFLQKTNIIRDYLEDIQVARAFWPQEAWRQFACRLEDLAEPDQLTSALSCLNLLVTDALRHVPDVITYLARLRNQSVFNFCAIPQVMAIATLSACYNNPQVFQGVVKIRKGQAVTLMMQATNMGAVQSIMAQYSQEMLQRVSLTDPSRDKTLFILGVIQERTLSQATLASRTAHLSPMYLSAAMILAALSWQYLSTTAGQPPGTADMQGH; encoded by the exons ATGGCCGGAGCTTGCTGCAAGTGTCCGGTTTCTCTCACCGTGTTCAAGCGCTCTCTCTGCGTCACCCCGCGGAGCCCTGGACCCGCTTCACGGTCCCTTCTCTCCGGGGGAAGGCTGGGCGAGAGGGGCGTGCAGGAGGGATGTTGGGCCGCCCGCCCCAGTGCTTTGCGGACAGTAGGCTCTTACCGACACCccgtgtttctctgtttctcttgcCAGGAATCCATGAGTGAGAGCCTGCGGACATGCTACCTCTATCTGAACCAGACCAGTCGCAGTTTCGCCGCTGTTATCCAGGCGCTAGACGGAGAGTTACG GCATGCGGTGTGTATCTTCTACCTGGTCCTACGTGCCCTTGACACGGTGGAAGATGATATGACCATCCCCCTGGAGAAGAAGGTGCCCATGCTGAATGACTTCCACACGTACCTTTACCAGGCCAACTGGTGTTTCACTGAGAGCCACGAGAAGGACAGGCGGGTCCTGGAGGACTTCCCCACG ATTTCCTTGGAGTTCAGGAACCTGGGTCAGGCATACCAGGATGTGATCTCGGACATCTGCCACCGCATGGGAGTTGGAATGGCTGAGTTTCTGGAGAAGAAAGTGGGCTCCATGAAGGAGTGGGACCAG TACTGTCACTATGTGGCAGGGCTGGTGGGTATAGGCCTGTCCCAGCTGTTCTCTGCCTCCCAGCTGGAGGACCCCGAGGTGGGCAAAGACACAGAGCTGGCCAACTCCATGGGCCTGTTCCTCCAGAAGACCAACATCATCAGAGACTACCTTGAGGATATACAGGTGGCGAGGGCCTTCTGGCCACAAGAG GCATGGAGACAGTTTGCGTGTCGTCTGGAGGACCTGGCAGAGCCTGACCAGCTGACCTCAGCCCTGTCCTGTCTCAACCTGCTGGTGACAGACGCCCTGCGCCACGTCCCTGATGTCATCACCTATCTGGCACGCCTACGCAACCAGAGCGTCTTCAACTTCTGCGCCATACCACAG GTGATGGCGATAGCGACCCTCTCAGCCTGTTACAACAACCCTCAAGTATTCCAGGGCGTGGTGAAAATCAGGAAGGGTCAGGCCGTCACCCTCATGATGCAAGCCACCAACATGGGTGCTGTGCAAAGCATCATGGCCCAATACAGCCAGGAG atgCTACAGAGGGTGTCCTTGACAGATCCATCCCGGGACAAAACCCTGTTTATCCTGGGTGTGATCCAGGAGAGGACTCTCTCCCAAGCCACCCTGGCCTCCCGGACTGCCCACCTCTCCCCCATGTACCTCTCCGCTGCCATGATCCTCGCCGCCCTCAGCTGGCAGTACCTAAGCACTACAGCCGGACAACCTCCCGGCACTGCTGACATGCAGGGCCATTGA
- the fdft1 gene encoding squalene synthase isoform X2, with translation MDIVKSLGHPEEIFNLFKFKMGGCRTVMPKLDYESMSESLRTCYLYLNQTSRSFAAVIQALDGELRHAVCIFYLVLRALDTVEDDMTIPLEKKVPMLNDFHTYLYQANWCFTESHEKDRRVLEDFPTISLEFRNLGQAYQDVISDICHRMGVGMAEFLEKKVGSMKEWDQYCHYVAGLVGIGLSQLFSASQLEDPEVGKDTELANSMGLFLQKTNIIRDYLEDIQVARAFWPQEAWRQFACRLEDLAEPDQLTSALSCLNLLVTDALRHVPDVITYLARLRNQSVFNFCAIPQVMAIATLSACYNNPQVFQGVVKIRKGQAVTLMMQATNMGAVQSIMAQYSQEMLQRVSLTDPSRDKTLFILGVIQERTLSQATLASRTAHLSPMYLSAAMILAALSWQYLSTTAGQPPGTADMQGH, from the exons ATGGATATCGTAAAATCGTTAGGACACCCGGAGGAAATATTCAACCTGTTCAAGTTTAAAATGGGGGGCTGTCGCACTGTGATGCCCAAGTTGGACTAT GAATCCATGAGTGAGAGCCTGCGGACATGCTACCTCTATCTGAACCAGACCAGTCGCAGTTTCGCCGCTGTTATCCAGGCGCTAGACGGAGAGTTACG GCATGCGGTGTGTATCTTCTACCTGGTCCTACGTGCCCTTGACACGGTGGAAGATGATATGACCATCCCCCTGGAGAAGAAGGTGCCCATGCTGAATGACTTCCACACGTACCTTTACCAGGCCAACTGGTGTTTCACTGAGAGCCACGAGAAGGACAGGCGGGTCCTGGAGGACTTCCCCACG ATTTCCTTGGAGTTCAGGAACCTGGGTCAGGCATACCAGGATGTGATCTCGGACATCTGCCACCGCATGGGAGTTGGAATGGCTGAGTTTCTGGAGAAGAAAGTGGGCTCCATGAAGGAGTGGGACCAG TACTGTCACTATGTGGCAGGGCTGGTGGGTATAGGCCTGTCCCAGCTGTTCTCTGCCTCCCAGCTGGAGGACCCCGAGGTGGGCAAAGACACAGAGCTGGCCAACTCCATGGGCCTGTTCCTCCAGAAGACCAACATCATCAGAGACTACCTTGAGGATATACAGGTGGCGAGGGCCTTCTGGCCACAAGAG GCATGGAGACAGTTTGCGTGTCGTCTGGAGGACCTGGCAGAGCCTGACCAGCTGACCTCAGCCCTGTCCTGTCTCAACCTGCTGGTGACAGACGCCCTGCGCCACGTCCCTGATGTCATCACCTATCTGGCACGCCTACGCAACCAGAGCGTCTTCAACTTCTGCGCCATACCACAG GTGATGGCGATAGCGACCCTCTCAGCCTGTTACAACAACCCTCAAGTATTCCAGGGCGTGGTGAAAATCAGGAAGGGTCAGGCCGTCACCCTCATGATGCAAGCCACCAACATGGGTGCTGTGCAAAGCATCATGGCCCAATACAGCCAGGAG atgCTACAGAGGGTGTCCTTGACAGATCCATCCCGGGACAAAACCCTGTTTATCCTGGGTGTGATCCAGGAGAGGACTCTCTCCCAAGCCACCCTGGCCTCCCGGACTGCCCACCTCTCCCCCATGTACCTCTCCGCTGCCATGATCCTCGCCGCCCTCAGCTGGCAGTACCTAAGCACTACAGCCGGACAACCTCCCGGCACTGCTGACATGCAGGGCCATTGA